The nucleotide sequence aaattttcatttcacttgGTTGATTAGCTGACAAATGCTGTCTTTTGTTTGGggtaagaaatatatatcataCAATCTTGCTAAAATTTGAAACACTGATCTGATTTCTAATCTTATTTTAGAAGTAAATGAGGAAGAAAACATATATAACTTAAACAAATACAaccataaatatacatacatgcatacatatatatatacacacccaCACAAACATGCCTTtagaacaggggttcccaaccttttggcacttgtgaccccttacctaaaagtttgaaacccatgtgaccccctacttagggcttactatcagcagcttaatttttcttttattttctgtgaaggagagggaaaaaaacatctaaaaaaatatttaaaaattttgtaattatttattagcaaattaaatcacattggtccaacctgaattcacaaaaagaacatatatttcttaaaataatattagcataggtttgaacagctatccaacccagctagtgagatgcctgatgttgcatttcagcagcaagctttgaaattcgtggccgggCGTTTGTTAGAACCAGTCTCacgtcatctccaacatccaatctgttcctattctttgtttccacaagagtggaaaatcctacctcacacaagtaggtggaagcaaatggaacaaggacacgtaaagctatcatgctgattttggagtatgactgatacatagtgcaccagaactgagtcacggatttcaccttgaagaaatcatgagctgaagagtcgttctttagatccagaaattcatcttggatatcatctgggatgctggatacatcaagttcagtacaaaatggattccttaccagggcctcctgttcctgtgacaGCTCAAGGAAGTAACACTCGACTTCCTTTTCTGGAGACTGAAGATGTTcagtaatctcatccttgaggaactgatccagttggatctgagactcatccgtcactccataAAGTTTTTCAagcatagcgatgtttccaagattggttttccgacgccatttctgcagtttggaaacaaaggcccgaagactatcttgaaaaaggagaacatgtgtttcccttctttgaagcttcaaattgagcttgtttggctggtcaaaaatgtcagctcggtacgcaacccttttatttcatgcttcatcttcgaagtgagctacaagatctttcctttcttgagtctccaggaatagctttatttcatctttcatttcaaagacacgattaataacgtttcctttcgacaaccaacgtactgctgtgtaaaAGGGAAGGACTTCCTGGTCaacattcatgtctttgcatagttctttgaataggcaagtgttgagtgcttgagtttttacataattcacaattttgattacagattcaagcacttcctgcagagaggcaaggagagtcttactggcgagagcttatcggtgaatcatgcagtggatgctctttgcttgaggtgctagcttcttcactctcaactggaatcctgatttcgatcccagcatagccggtgccccatccgtacaaaccccacacatgttttcccattgaagatctttgtcttgaaaaaaagttgaaactttttccatgacatcatcagcttttgttgtggtttcatgtgcactgcagaataagaattcgtctttgatgtcacctgaattaatgtatctcacgaagacaagcaactgagaacatgaacttacatctgttgactcgtcgagctgaaaggagaacaaaggggaacccttgatttcagtcaaaacctgttccttcacatccatagacattttagaaatgagcctctgtatagtattatttgacagggatacttgctgcatcgtctttgcactggcttctccaagaataagatttactgctttcatcatgcagggtttaagtgtttctccaatcgtgtgaggctttttttgtttagcaatttcgaatgcaatctcatatgaagcttccactacggctgcactctgctgctgaaacgacccacttctatcgattcttagATTTTGGTATATGTAATTAGAATGCTCCATGTAAAGAAGTACTACtgcaataaagatactaataCTGTAAATAGTTTGTGGGTTTTTGTTAGAACAGAAATATCTTAACATTTCTCCCATTAGTTTGTGAACCTATCTTTTCATTCTCATATGAATGAGAATATATTGTGATCAGAGAATATCTCATAGCAGAATTTTCTGTGTTTCATCTGATATGTGTACCATCATACAGCAACAATGTAAAGTCCAGTATAATACAAGTACTGAAAAAGAAATGTGCAAAGATTAAGTAAGATGTAGGGATGACTGTACTAAAAAGTATGGAAATATGGAAAGAATGAATATATAAAACCACAACAAAAACATCTACATAAGAAGTCATCAAGTACTGAGTCAACCTTGTAAGATGTTGTATTAGTCAACATATGAGTGTATagcattattcagtttaaatgcttttattcaaacctgaattcaCCCAACTGACAAGAATCCCATGCTTCGTTGTAGATAAGTTACTCTTGGAAAGATTTGATGACATCTGTAATGAGTTTTGTGCATTTATTTGTACCTTGTTTCTACACTGTTTAGTGTAGCCATCCCtacatcatatttaatttttgcaaGTTTTTTATTACTTACTTGTTTCCCTCATTCTTTTGAAATTGCATTGATAAGTGAACATctgttttatcattataattaaatgGTAATATATACTGATATCATATCATATCAATTTAGTCAGTTTCTCTAATTTTGGATTACACTGAGAGGCACCGAAGGTGGAATCATTTCTCAGGATGGTAAAACTGCTAAAGTGATAGACTGACATTTATTAAGGGTAAATTTATAGAATCCATGCCTTCCAACTTCACCCATCTTACTGCATGTGCATAGAATTGATTCTATCACATATTCTATATGTCTGTTAATAAGGAGGACATTATACACATCACAGGCCACAATGTATGATACCACACATACAGAAACACAGCTGTAAGGCTCGACCCCACTGAAAGTTTCAAGAAAAGTAgattattatataacatattgtttTGATAATTTCATTTCATTCCAGTTCAAGGGGAGAAAAATAGGCCTctatataatgtattgttttcataattaagaAACTGGTGTTTTAAAAGTCAGGCATCAATAACATGTACACAGATTTGTCAGTTGCATAATACCTGATCTCCTTGATACCTTGAATATTAAgttacattgtt is from Tachypleus tridentatus isolate NWPU-2018 chromosome 2, ASM421037v1, whole genome shotgun sequence and encodes:
- the LOC143244061 gene encoding protein FAM200C-like isoform X1, translated to MGEMLRYFCSNKNPQTIYSISIFIAVVLLYMEHSNYIYQNLRIDRSGSFQQQSAAVVEASYEIAFEIAKQKKPHTIGETLKPCMMKAVNLILGEASAKTMQQVSLSNNTIQRLISKMSMDVKEQVLTEIKGSPLFSFQLDESTDVSSCSQLLVFVRYINSGDIKDEFLFCSAHETTTKADDVMEKVSTFFQDKDLQWENMCGVCTDGAPAMLGSKSGFQLRVKKLAPQAKSIHCMIHR